CTTTGTTGGCAAGGCCCGGCGCATCTTTTCGCGCGTCGATCAGGAACTCGGCGCGCAATTCGGTCTCATGGCCGACGAGCAGTTGCTGGATCTCGAGAGCCGGCCGGGCAAGGCGCCGGGTGGCTACTGCACCGATCTCGCGTTCCGCGGGCGTCCGTTCATCTTCATGAATGCGGTTGGTGTGCCTGATGACGTGAACACGCTCGTGCACGAGGCGGGGCACTGCTTCCACGATTTTGCCACGCACAACCTGCCGTACACCTGGCAGCGCCGCACCGGGCACGAAGCGGCCGAGTTGGCCAGCATGAGCATGGAGTTGCTGGCCATGCCATATCTGGTGCAGCCCGATGGCTACTACTCGCCCGAAGATGCGCGCGTGGCGTGGCTGGAGCATCTCGAAGACGTGCTGGGGGCGCTGGTGCACATTGCCAGCGTTGATGCCTTCCAGGCCTGGATTTACACGAATCCGGCCGGCGCTGACCGCGATGCGCGTGATGCCAAGTGGCTGGCGCTGCGCAGCGAGTTCGAGGCTGGTGTCGATTGGTCGGGGCTCGAGCGGGAGCGCGTGTCCCGCTGGTATCGCCAGTTGCACATCTTCGAGTTGCCGTTCTACTACATCGAGTACGGGTTGGCTCAGCTTGGCGCGTTGCAGGTGTTCCGCAACGCCGTGCAGGATGCGGGCAGCGCCGTCGCCGCCTACAAGCGCTTCCTCAGTCTTGGTGGAACGCGCTCGCTGCCCGAGTTGTATTCAGCGGCGGGGGCCAAGCTGGTGTTCGACGCCGACACAATGGCGGAGCTGGTGGCCTTCACTGAAGAGCGCATCGAAGCGCTGCGTGCAGGCGCGGACGCGCCGTTCCGTGGCGTCGTGCCCGCCTGATTCCCTGGCATTCTCACACTTCCTGGAGTTCGCATGACGCAGCGCAAATCGCCCCTGTTGCCCCTGCTGCTGGCAGTGGCCTTGCTCGTTCCGGCCACCCGCGCCTCAGCGCAGACGCCAACCGTCAAGGACGTGTACGATCGCTTCGCCACGGCGGTGGGTGGTCGCGACGCCTGGGTGAAGGTCACCGGCCGCACGGAAAAGGGCACCACCGATGTGACCTTCGCCGGGTTGTCGGGCTTTTACGAGCGGCACTCGGCACTGCCCAACAAGATCCGCATGATCATCGACCTTGGCATGGTGAAGATCGATCAGGGATTTGATGGCGAGAAGGGCTGGATCGATCAGGGGCAGGGTGTGCAGCGCATGCCCGAGGCTGAGGAAAAGCGTGCGGCCGAAGCGGCGGCCAACGACGGCGCGGCCTTCCTCGATCACACGCGGTTTGCCAAGGCCAGTGTCGACGGCAAAGAGCAGTATGACGGGGTGGAGAGCTACAAGGTGTCCACCACGAGCAAGGGCGGCACGGAAACCGTGGAGTACTTCGACGTGAGCACGGGCTTTCGCGTGGGCTCCGTCACGAAGGGGACAAACGGCGAGGCCCGGGTCATCTATCGCGATTACAAGGAGTTCGAGGGCAAGAAGGTCCCCACCAAGATCGTGCAGGTGCAGCCGCAGGGCGATGTGGTGATCACCATTCAGCTCGTGACTTTTGGCGCACCGGATCCTGCCGTCTTCAAGTCGCCGCTCGACAAGTAATCACGGCTGCCAGACAACACGCCACCGGGTCGGTCCGCAAGCCTCGCGGACCGGCCCGGTGGCGTGTCACGTCAGCGCATGTCACGTCACCGCATGTCGCGTCAGCGCATGTTGCCTCAGCGCATGTCGCCTCAGCGCATGTCGCCTCAGCGCGTGCCGTATGCCTTGGCTGGTACGGAGCGCAGGTACTTGATGGTGGCGCGCATCTCCAGATCGCTCATCAGCGCGGTATAGCGCCACGGCATGTCCGGCTTGAGCGTGGATCCATCCGGTCGCTCACCGCTGCGCAGTATGCGCTCGAGCTGGGCGTCGCTCAGATGCCCGATCCCTGTGGGGGTAAGGTTGGCGGCTGGCGCTGCTTCGGGCGGCATGCCAGGAATGGGCCCCCCGCCGAGACCGGGTCCGTGGCACCCCGTGCAGCCGCCGGTGTTGGCGAGATAGGCCCCGTAGGTCAGCGAGGTATCTGGCTCGAGATGTGCAGGCGCCCGGTAGGTACGGGAGGTGCGCTCCGCGGCGTACAGCGGCACGAGATTCGTGGCGACCAGCGTTCGGCCCACCAGGCGCAGTCGGGTCGGCCCCGGGTCTCGCGTCACAGCCGGCACGGTGCGCAGGTAGGCCACAATGGCGCCGACGTCTTCGTCCGTCAGGTACTGGTAGTCGTCACTGGGCATGACAATGGCGCTTCGCCCGTCACGCTTGATGCCTTGCCGGATGACCCGTACCAGTTCCGCGTCGCTGTACGAGGGGAGCAAGCCGCCGTTGGTGATATTGGGTGGGATAACGATGCCGAGTGCGGGGTCGTCCACGAGGACCTTGCCGCCCAGATCGTCGCCATGGCATTCCACGCACTTGCCAATGGCTGTCGCGAAGTGACGGCCACGTGCGATGGTGGCCGAGTCGTGCACAATGGTGATGGGTGTTGCTGGAATATCGTAGCGTTTGTTGGCCTTGTGTGTGCTGGCCGCGTACACGTAACCCACAGCGGCTCCCGCGAGCAGCACCACCGTGCCCACCGCGTAGCCGGTCCATCGCATCCAACGGGGCATATGACCTCCTGAAGCCGCCCTGATGTTGGTCTAGCGACGAACCACCTCTCCGCTTTTCATGACGAAGCGTACGGCGCGAAGGGCGGCAATGTTTTTTGTGGGGTCACCGGCCATGGGGACAACTATACCGTCGTGTCGGGTGGGGCGGGCGGACGTAAGATGCTGCGCCCCCGATGTCTCATGGTGAGGTAAGCGGCAGCCGCACTGCACCACCAGACCACTCCCGAGACTCCCGTAACCCGGTTTCCGAGAACCACAGCGAGAATCGTTACAGAGCCCAATGCGGCCAGTGTCCCGAGCAGTGCGCGGGAGGCGGCTCCTTCTGGTACCCCTCTTCCTCTCAGTAGAAGGTGGGCGAGCACCAAAAGGAGCCCTGCACCGATGCCGAACAGAGTCGTTGGTACAAGGGATGCAAGCCAGCGAGGAGCCAAGGCCACGGTCAGGCACGCCAAAGCAACAACTAGCAGATTTATCGGCGTAATTGCCCG
The nucleotide sequence above comes from Gemmatimonas sp. UBA7669. Encoded proteins:
- a CDS encoding M3 family oligoendopeptidase; translation: MIDLPASPEAFRDATWDDVAPYYERLATEPLDGLDDVIEDWLATWSRLDTLVGEAGTLAMIAYTANTADSAAEQAYLRFSMDIFPRLEEQQVRLARRLIERGWTRDDLETTLRRFRTDIEIFREANVSRFSQIEELSASYQKITGGMSVDWDGESKTIPQLQPYLKDRDRGVRERAFRLGAQAYLEKRDELADLFDRMYALRTAVSSEAGFGDFQQYCFAAKHRFDYTPSDTARFHEAVQRTVTPAVARLMRHRQQKLGLDVLRPWDVGVDLDATTPLKPFADVGTFVGKARRIFSRVDQELGAQFGLMADEQLLDLESRPGKAPGGYCTDLAFRGRPFIFMNAVGVPDDVNTLVHEAGHCFHDFATHNLPYTWQRRTGHEAAELASMSMELLAMPYLVQPDGYYSPEDARVAWLEHLEDVLGALVHIASVDAFQAWIYTNPAGADRDARDAKWLALRSEFEAGVDWSGLERERVSRWYRQLHIFELPFYYIEYGLAQLGALQVFRNAVQDAGSAVAAYKRFLSLGGTRSLPELYSAAGAKLVFDADTMAELVAFTEERIEALRAGADAPFRGVVPA
- a CDS encoding c-type cytochrome, producing the protein MPRWMRWTGYAVGTVVLLAGAAVGYVYAASTHKANKRYDIPATPITIVHDSATIARGRHFATAIGKCVECHGDDLGGKVLVDDPALGIVIPPNITNGGLLPSYSDAELVRVIRQGIKRDGRSAIVMPSDDYQYLTDEDVGAIVAYLRTVPAVTRDPGPTRLRLVGRTLVATNLVPLYAAERTSRTYRAPAHLEPDTSLTYGAYLANTGGCTGCHGPGLGGGPIPGMPPEAAPAANLTPTGIGHLSDAQLERILRSGERPDGSTLKPDMPWRYTALMSDLEMRATIKYLRSVPAKAYGTR